A stretch of Halichondria panicea chromosome 1, odHalPani1.1, whole genome shotgun sequence DNA encodes these proteins:
- the LOC135334236 gene encoding uncharacterized protein LOC135334236 isoform X7 → MCENQERTVFVTLDTTGVLDRRVLVDVRVIGGTATVGNDFTLSTSQLVFEQFSGGELNRGVTIRAVLDSVSEDSETILLEASAGDWPFTIGENSTTVTIDECSAENLFLLPYRSVSEGSGSITTYVQLASGVDTLTEDLIVNISTSSNSAIGNVDYLETQLTLTFPNGSIGGVRIPFSVPLIDDNIAEYRENFRITASTSGNGIGVYSRTTRTRFVYINDDDPFIVEFEYPSYTVREGESVEVCLVNTTSPERIHSFTVQFYTSYDCDTSSTITVIDDATADLDYEAVYRESDVIFPPDTNRACTIINTYHDNLEEGVEKFIVRSVHSGGVGQTSHSTDILIVNVNVDPVTVSIEKSFYSITQPEDSVEICINATKISLDEPIPINLQTQYETVELTLFAAVTRTCSIVTFSSNLFSRNGRIETIQAVIVPDNRRVTLDRFQAEIALFDGNGVKDDCPVLPKPANGQVEQLPTDRQILPGSIAIYSCDVGLVPDRTRFRECTADLTWSGIPPACIQGVRGIVESFSNEFIVGFATSNPGSQALVVTTNGQTVPFLVLGNRFDGVSNVQNSNYFWNGIPNTYTGKGIHIKAKTGGKVAVHGLRSIGRPSYYPSYSLIDLYLAINIRHTDDVKEYEYYSIPYNYPSSLHLIATEDNTIVNISRNATLILDRLQTHQIDEIESLKSVRVTSNKPLSIISAKKCFGTCDYLAEQLLPTHLWGKRFLVASFLGLKNRESLRILASKLKSKVTIKCAHTSITRTENIVSGLGQRQWSDVKLDEQGNRDRFCVLEASDPVQVIQFAQVSDDNSYMMTIPAIEQYGEFFTGFHTSNRSPFNFVNLYVTPEHFVPGGILVDEDAVLDWTTVRCASGEICGYISRPVLLRRPYHTVRHQDPRGRIGISAYGFDIRLNISYGYPASMYIPSPQSVDECVPNLNICDPNAQCISVNGRYECVCNDGYEKRRDETCTDIDECAVIGTSVCDVNAYCTNTIGGNNCTCNTGFIGTGKTCTPESNLTEFEDYLPFIKDKEEAIKLSDDSCEEIKVLAIPIGPDKVTQIWICENGVISIGERPFKLWRPQHFPSDNPLIQQANILAPFWNDHEPNPGLGAVKYQIFEKGPDQSNQGINRFVAYQQSLDEFKGEWMIVVSWENVSPYTRCSDVQVQQNSYQAIIISDFTTTYAVFTYNAEALKWSSICNDVYSVIGYNFDQRKTESLNIPSFQNHRFSGSSNIKQIPLKFQTQGVQWANLIYLIGKDESPIQRSAAECVVMGNRDESQFMERGVRVEQGLSCPCSVEQAFRDRRYIHAAAYLAEITGDDRFLSRNCFVQVFRPLRANRGVHMCCYSTSEESLGALLGSPFQSEASSPLRFHPYTERDDFMEYDYHFQRSCCFSESDNMCPTYTNQRRADECLSYTPSEFAWFWGDPHFTTLDGAGYTFNGWGEYSLLEINTSDVQFLLQGRTNPVNNSKATQLVAFAMEASPNSPVEIRLDTATDKFVVLFNGSDITDNVSTIREPYFSPNSDVFITRDSQNVIVCGFPIGISVTVTASSGMLSFVLGIPDDFRNITRGLMGNYNGIEMDDLAYRNGTMLAQNSSDRLIHGMGQSWQIRPDDSVFTYPEGNTALDFAFPDHIPQFLDEVVATASVNVLTACGDSVQCIFDASQTGDISIGLETMIINVANVDYRQEAINTPPLIAGPSVLVITLGQEAELVFSVTDDNNNLSVSLIGGLPINSTLTVSPMNGFSEVTFRWTITEIVDVSLLFEARDERNAVSVLSVQVQICACDNGGDCTVDGLRSTVGSTLVLNCDCPEAYDGRFCADDSDGCTGVICFEEVTCVDVPAPGVGAMCGPCPVGYFGDGQKCDDINECEEDAHNCTDVCVNVQGGFECACNQGYTLADTTSCTDVDECSVLNGGCHQVCNNFEGGFECDCSDGFGLTNDNTTCQVLPESSCSNDAICSQNCVRLFGVEVCSCNLGYTLDRDNVTCSDIDECAESPCDQECSNSDGGFQCVCEEGYVLDTDERSCLDIDECSVAAENDTDLCTSPMFCSNTLGGFECLCPGGTEQAGGTCVSIGTNVRRVNDSVIGDPLMTVPLYLTNTSALQSNINLEENEVINLCFEIHGRSDEYFNLVSDSCISVNAHYQRADPQLPANIIDEITVRAAGLDGICRNIAVSVENCQATIDGSVLDETYTSAGISVRLYRNRVRISAPNCQDLDLVMWVFCEQSELRGYPELGEPDIVVNVSMIHFVIARGLNIRESAHGLLGQFWNVPITIERYLGSLSDGSTRDDTYILTVNYPNTFPRRFVTFLHSPTWDRRGKEYCLYGGNRQGGGILEIESPNDPIIQGRYRDYIVGEQFGVDFVYSHFESSECSL, encoded by the exons ATGTGCGAAAACCAGGAAAGAACAGTTTTTGTGACGCTTGATACAACTGGAGTCCTTGATAGAAGAGTGCTGGTGGATGTCAGGGTAATTGGTGGAACTGCTACAG TTGGTAATGACTTCACATTATCAACAAGTCAGCTTGTATTTGAGCAATTTTCTGGTGGAGAATTAAATAGAGGAGTAACTATTAGGGCTGTACTCGACAGTGTTTCTGAAGACAGTGAAACTATTCTCCTGGAAGCTTCAGCTGGTGATTGGCCATTCACTATTGGAGAGAATAGTACTACCGTTACAATCGATGAGTGCAGTGCAG AAAACCTGTTTTTGCTTCCATATCGAAGTGTTAGTGAGGGTTCCGGCTCAATAACTACGTATGTACAACTGGCCAGTGGAGTTGATACTCTCACGGAGGATCTCATTGTCAACATATCAACCAGTTCTAATTCTGCCATAG GCAATGTTGACTACCTTGAGACACAGTTGACTCTCACCTTTCCTAATGGATCCATAGGAGGAGTCAGGATTCCATTTTCTGTTCCATTAATTGATGATAACATTGCTGAATACCGAGAAAATTTTCGTATAACAGCTTCAACAAGTGGCAATGGAATTGGAGTGTACTCAAGAACAACACGCACTCGATTTGTATATATTAATGACGATGACC cCTTCATAGTTGAATTTGAGTACCCAAGCTACACTGTACGAGAAGGAGAGAGTGTGGAAGTCTGTCTGGTCAACACCACTAGTCCAGAAAGGATCCATAGCTTCACAGTGCAGTTCTACACTTCATATGACTGTGATACTTCATCCACTATTACAGTAATAGATGATGCaacag CTGACTTGGACTATGAAGCAGTGTACAGGGAAAGTGATGTTATATTCCCACCTGACACTAATCGAGCATGCACGATTATCAACACTTACCACGATAACTTGGAGGAAGGAGTGGAAAAGTTCATTGTAAGGTCTGTACATAGCGGTGGAGTTGGACAGACCTCTCATTCTACAGACATTTTAATTGTAAATGTGAATG TGGATCCAGTGACAGTATCGATTGAAAAATCATTCTATTCAATTACTCAACCAGAAGACTCTGTGGAAATATGCATCAATGCTACTAAAATCAGCCTGGATGAACCGATCCCCATAAACTTACAAACCCAAT ATGAAACCGTGGAGCTGACACTTTTTGCTGCAGTTACTCGTACATGCTCTATTGTTACTTTCTCTAGCAACTTATTCTCCAGAAATGGTCGTATTGAGACCATACAAGCTGTGATTGTGCCTGATAATCGTCGAGTTACCCTTGACCGATTTCAAGCAGAGATAGCATTGTTTGATGGAAATGGTG TTAAGGATGACTGTCCAGTCTTACCGAAACCTGCTAATGGACAAGTTGAACAGTTGCCTACTGATAGACAGATTCTCCCTGGCTCCATTGCCATATACTCGTGTGATGTCGGGTTGGTTCCTGATAGGACACGATTCAGAGAGTGTACGGCTGATCTCACCTGGTCAGGAATCCCACCGGCTTGTATTCAAG GTGTCAGGGGCATTGTCGAAAGTTTTTCTAATGAATTCATTGTCGGATTTGCAACTTCGAATCCTGGGTCGCAAGCTCTTGTTGTTACAACAAATGGTCAAACTGTTCCCTTTCTTGTTCTAGGAAATCGATTCGATGGTGTTTCTAATGTTCAGAACTCTAACTATTTTTGGAATGGCATCCCAAATACCTATACAGGGAAAGGTATTCACATAAAAGCAAAAACTGGTGGAAAAGTTGCTGTTCATGGCTTGCGAAGTATTGGCCGTCCAAGCTATTATCCAAGTTATTCACTCATAGATTTGTATCTAGCAATCAATATAAGGCATACGGATGATGTGAAAGAGTACGAATATTATTCAATACCATACAACTACCCCAGCTCATTACACCTTATTGCAACTGAAGACAACACTATTGTTAACATCTCACGTAATGCAACGCTCATCCTGGATCGCCTTCAAACACACCAAATTGATGAGATTGAATCACTTAAATCCGTAAGAGTGACAAGCAACAAACCTCTTTCAATTATCAGTGCTAAGAAGTGTTTTGGAACATGTGACTACCTAGCCGAACAGTTATTACCCACCCACCTATGGGGTAAAAGATTTCTAGTAGCGTCATTTCTTGGACTGAAGAATAGAGAGAGTCTACGGATATTGGCTTCAAAACTGAAATCTAAAGTCACCATTAAATGTGCCCACACTAGTATCACTCGTACAGAAAATATAGTATCTGGTCTTGGTCAACGTCAATGGAGTGATGTAAAACTTGATGAGCAGGGTAATAGGGACCGGTTTTGTGTATTGGAAGCTTCAGACCCAGTGCAGGTGATTCAGTTTGCTCAAGTTAGTGATGATAATTCTTACATGATGACCATTCCAGCTATTGAACAATATGGAGAATTTTTCACAGGGTTCCATACTTCAAATCGATCTCCTTTTAACTTTGTGAATCTCTATGTGACACCCGAACATTTTGTGCCTGGAGGCATTCTCGTTGACGAAGATGCAGTGTTGGACTGGACAACTGTACGATGTGCCAGTGGGGAAATTTGTGGGTATATCTCGAGGCCTGTTTTATTAAGACGACCATATCATACAGTACGACACCAAGACCCCAGAGGCAGAATAGGAATATCCGCGTACGGATTTGATATCAGATTAAACATATCTTACGGTTACCCTGCAAGCATGTACATACCATCTCCACAAA GTGTTGATGAATGCGTACCAAACTTGAATATTTGCGATCCAAATGCCCAGTGTATAAGTGTGAATGGACGTTATGAATGTGTCTGTAATGATGGCTATGAGAAACGGAGAGATGAAACCTGTACTG ATATAGATGAGTGTGCAGTAATTGGTACTAGTGTCTGTGATGTCAATGCTTACTGCACTAACACTATTGGTGGTAATAACTGTACCTGCAATACTGGCTTTATTGGAACTGGGAAAACTTGTACTCCAG AATCTAATCTAACTGAATTCGAAGACTACTTGCCATTTATCAAAGATAAAGAGGAAGCAATAAAACTAAGTGATGACTCATGTGAAGAGATAAAAGTACTTGCCATTCCTATTGGACCTGACAAAGTCACTCAAATATGg ATCTGTGAGAATGGAGTCATTTCTATTGGTGAAAGACCTTTCAAGTTATGGAGACCTCAACATTTCCCCAGTGACAATCCACTTATTCAACAGGCAAACATCTTAGCTCCATTCTGGAATGATCATGAACCAAATCCAGGTCTTGGAGCTGTGAAATATCAAATTTTTGAAAAAGGTCCTGATCAAAGTAACCAAGGCATTAATAGATTTGTTGCTTATCAGCAAAGTCTGGATGAGTTCAAAGGTGAATGGATGATAGTTGTGAGCTGGGAGAACGTGTCACCATACACTCGATGCAGTGATGTTCAA GTACAGCAAAACTCTTaccaagctataattatctctgATTTTACAACAACATATGCTGTGTTCACTTATAATGCCGAAGCATTGAAGTGGTCCAGTATTTGTAATGATGTGTACTCTGTTATTGGCTACAACTTTGATCAGAGGAAGACAGAGTCTTTAAATATTCCATCATTTCAAAACCATCGTTTCAGTGGATCAAGTAATATCAAACAAATTCCTCTGAAATTCCAGACTCAAGGTGTCCAATGGGCCAACCTGATCTATCTCATTGGGAAAGATGAAAGTCCTATACAACGCTCAGCTGCTGAATGTGTGGTAATGGGAAATCGAGATGAGAGTCAGTTTATGGAACGTGGTGTTCGTGTGGAACAAGGTCTGTCTTGTCCGTGCTCAGTAGAACAAGCATTCCGAGATCGAAGATATATCCACGCTGCTGCTTATCTGGCTGAGATCACTGGTGATGATAGATTCCTCTCCAGAAACTGTTTTGTGCAAGTGTTTAGGCCTCTCAGAGCTAATAGAGGTGTTCATATGTGCTGCTACAGCACAAG TGAGGAATCACTTGGAGCTCTGTTGGGATCTCCATTCCAAAGTGAAGCAAGTTCTCCTTTACGATTTCATCCTTACACTGAGCGTGATGACTTTATGGAATATGATTACCACTTTCAAAGGAGCTGTTGTTTCAGTGAATCGGACAATATGTGCCCAACTTACACCAACCAGCGCAGGGCTGATGAATGCTTGAGCTATACACCCTCAGAGTTTG CCTGGTTTTGGGGTGACCCTCACTTCACAACACTGGATGGTGCCGGCTACACATTCAATGGATGGGGAGAGTACAGCTTACTGGAGATTAACACATCAGATGTCCAGTTCCTTCTCCAAGGTCGGACCAATCCTGTCAACAACTCTAAAGCCACTCAACTGGTAGCATTCGCAATGGAGGCTTCACCAAACAGCCCTGTTGAG ATACGACTGGATACAGCTACGGATAAGTTTGTCGTTCTTTTCAATGGATCTGACATTACTGACAATGTCTCCACGATAAGAGAACCATACTTCTCACCAAATTCTGATGTCTTTATAACCAGAGATTCCCAAAATGTCATAGTGTGTGGTTTTCCTATTGGTATCTCTGTGACAGTCACCGCCTCTTCGGGGATGCTCTCGTTTGTACTCGGAATACCTGACGATTTCAGAAATATCACTCGAGGGCTCATGGGCAATTATAATGGAATTGAAATGGATGACCTCGCGTATCGGAATGGAACTATGCTTGCTCAGAATTCATCGGACAGATTGATTCATGGAATGGGACAATCGT GGCAAATCAGACCAGATGATTCAGTGTTTACATATCCTGAGGGCAATACTGCACTGGACTTTGCTTTCCCTGATCACATCCCTCAGTTTCTGGACGAGGTGGTTGCCACGGCAAGTGTGAATGTGTTGACTGCCTGTGGGGACAGTGTACAGTGCATATTTGATGCGTCCCAGACTGGTGACATCAGTATTGGGCTGGAGACGATGATCATAAATGTAGCCAATGTGGACTACAGGCAGGAAGCAA TCAACACTCCACCGCTCATTGCTGGTCCCTCTGTTCTCGTGATCACCCTGGGACAAGAAGCCGAGTTGGTCTTCTCTGTAACAGACGACAACAATAACTTAAGCGTGTCATTAATTGGAGGCCTGCCCATCAACTCAACTCTTACAGTATCACCAATGAATGGATTTTCCGAAGTTACATTTCGATGGACTATAACTGAGATTGTCGATGTGTCGCTGTTATTTGAGGCTAGAGACGAACGCAATGCAGTGTCAGTGTTGAGTGTACAGGTGCAGATCTGTGCTTGTGACAATGGTGGTGACTGTACAGTGGATGGACTACGAAGTACTGTAGGGAGCACTCTGGTACTCAACTGTGACTGCCCTGAAG CCTATGATGGTAGGTTCTGTGCTGATGATTCTGATGGCTGCACTGGTGTGATATGCTTTGAGGAGGTGACATGTGTCGATGTCCCTGCCCCTGGAGTTGGAGCAATGTGCGGACCATGTCCAGTAGGGTATTTCGGAGATGGACAGAAATGTGATG ataTCAACGAGTGTGAGGAGGATGCTCACAACTGTACTGATGTCTGTGTGAATGTACAGGGAGGGTTCGAATGTGCCTGTAACCAAGGTTACACACTAGCCGACACCACATCATGTACAG ATGTTGATGAGTGTAGTGTATTGAATGGTGGTTGCCATCAAGTATGCAACAACTTTGAGGGAGGGTTCGAATGCGACTGTTCAGACGGATTTGGATTGACCAATGACAACACAACATGTCAAG TTCTACCGGAGTCTTCTTGTTCTAATGACGCTATATGCTCTCAAAACTGTGTGAGATTGTTCGGTGTGGAGGTGTGTAGCTGTAACCTTGGATACACACTGGATAGAGATAATGTCACCTGTTCGG ATATTGACGAGTGTGCTGAGTCACCATGTGATCAAGAGTGCAGTAACTCTGATGGAGGGTTCCAGTGTGTCTGTGAGGAAGGATATGTGTTGGACACGGATGAGAGGAGCTGTTTGG ATATAGACGAGTGCTCGGTAGCTGCCGAGAATGATACTGACCTTTGCACCTCTCCCATGTTCTGCTCTAATACACTGGGTGGCTTTGAGTGTTTGTGCCCTGGGGGGACTGAGCAAGCAGGTGGCACATGTGTCTCCATAG GTACAAATGTTCGTCGAGTCAATGATTCTGTGATTGGAGATCCACTGATGACTGTACCTCTCTACCTCACCAACACAAGTGCACTGCAGAGCAATATCAATCTCGAAGAAAATGAAGTTATTAATCTTTGCTTTGAAATCCACGGTCGATCTGATGAATATTTCAATCTCGTGTCTGACTCTTGTATTAGCGTGAATGCACATTACCAGCGAGCAGATCCACAATTACCCGCCAATATTATTGATGAGATAACAGTTCGAGCAGCTGGTCTTGACGGGATCTGCCGAAATATTGCAGTCAGTGTCGAAAATTGCCAGGCAACAATCGATGGGTCTGTGCTCGATGAAACTTACACAAGTGCTGGAATATCTGTGAGACTGTATCGAAATCGTGTTCGAATTTCTGCTCCTAATTGCCAAGACCTTGATTTGGTGATGTGGGTATTTTGTGAGCAGTCAGAGTTGAGGGGATACCCTGAACTGGGAGAGCCTGATATCGTGGTCAATGTTAGTATGATCCACTTTGTGATTGCTCGTGGACTTAATATCAGAGAATCGGCTCATGGCTTGCTGG GTCAGTTTTGGAATGTTCCCATCACCATCGAGCGCTATTTGGGCTCTCTCTCTGATGGCAGCACACGAGATGATACCTACATCCTGACTGTCAACTATCCGAACACGTTCCCTCGTCGTTTTGTGACCTTTCTTCACTCTCCGACTTGGGACAGACGAGGGAAGGAGTATTGTTTGTACGGGGGTAACAGACAGGGTGGAGGGATACTTGAGATAGAGTCACCAAATGATCCGATTATCCAGGGACGCTATAGAGACTATATCGTGGGGGAACAGTTCGGAGTGGACTTTGTGTATTCTCATTTCGAATCTTCTGAGTGCAGTCTGTGA